The DNA region GACTTCTCGGTAACGGGATTACGCGGACACCGGGACCACCTGCTGTTGATATTGGTGCAGGTGGTTTTGGCGTTGGTGTGATTACTTTAGGTGATGGTAATTTAGCTTTGGCAATTACGAATAATCAAATTAGTAATACCCAAGACGCAAAAATAGGTATCGCAGTAAATCCGGCCTTTGTTTATCTCGACTCTGCGGCATCCACTGTATTGGGTGGTAGTGGTAGCGGTAATATCACACCAGATAATCCATTAGTCACTGTATTTTTACAAACTGAATTTGCTGGTAGCTCTCGTATTGATGCCGATATTTCTGGTAATAATCTGACGGGTAGCGGTGCAGGAATTGATGATTTATCCAGTCTAGTGGGAATGAATGGTGTCGGTTATAACTTATCGAATTACAACAATGGTAGTTTTACGGCGATCGCAGGGAATAACGGTACAGTTTGCCTCAATCTTGAAAATAATATGGCGGATAGTATCGGCGGCTCAGGTTTCCAGTTTGTTAGGAATAACAGCAGCCAAATTACCAATTTTTCCCCAATGAGTGGCTCTTTCTTCTTCGGTCCATCCAATCCACAACTAATTATTGGCACAAATACTGGAAATACTGGTTCAGTTAATACACCTGATTTACCGACGACTTCTGGTGTATGTAACTAGCATTTTCGAGGGTCTGAGGTGATTCTCTAACAGATTAGGCGATCGCCTCGTAAGCTCCTAAGACGATTAGACCAAAGCCAGTCAACCAACCCATAATGCGATTATCAGAGCCCATGTTTAATGCGGCCTTGCCGAGCATTGTTCCACCGCCAATCATGATGATAGAAGTCGCAATGCTTAGGGTGGTGACAAGACCAATTTCGATGTGAGCCATCCCTGCACCAATCCCTGTGCCCAGGTTGCTAACAGTTAAGCCAAGGCCAAGTAGCAATGAATCCTGTGCTGAAAGCGTACCTGTTTGGTCAAGACTAATATCTGTCGCTGCGGAACCAACAAGCTGCGGTTGGAGGTAGTGTTTGAGCTGTTCCCAAATGCTGAAGCAACCGATTGCAATTAATAGACAACTGCCAAACCATTGCGAGAAAAACGTCGGGAGATATTGGCAAATTAGGTCGCCTAGGAACATTGATGCCCAGGTACTGAGTCCTGACAAGAGTGCAATAATGAGATTGCCTGAGAGGGGAATGCTACGAGACTTAGTGCTGTACGCGACTCCAACTGCAAAATTGTCGAGATTTGTGGAGAAGGCGAGGGCGATCGCAATGGGCAATGTATCCATGTAATATTTGATCTAGGTGGCTCCGTGCCAGCCAATGTCAAGAAGTGTAACACCTATTGTTCACATTTTTTTACAAATATCTTTCCTTTGACAGATTGTTTTTGAGAAGAACTTATTTTTATGGCTAAATCTGCATCTCCACGCCGAAAAAAGAACTGGTCGCCCTGGTTGGATAGTTTGGCGTTGGTGCTCTGGGGCAGTTTATTGCTGAAGTATGGGATTACTGGGCAGCTCGCGTTACTGATCCACCCAAATTATTTTGGGCTCTGTATGGGAGCAGGGGTTATATTGCTTTTGTTGGGTCTCGGTAAGCTTTGGCAAACGATTAATCCAAGTCTCGATCCGAGTGAATCTGTACAACACGTGGCGCTGTTGCCCCAAAATGTGGCGAGCTTTTTAATGATTGTGGTGGCGATCGCCGGATTTATCATTTCGCCATCGGTTTTAGCGAGCCAAACAGCAATTCAGCGGGGCTTAACGGAAGAGTTACCTTTAACACGCAGTCAGCCGGAAAGTTTTCGGGCAGGGTCGAATCCAGAAGAACGGACGTTATTAGATTGGATTCGAACATTGAATGCTTATCCTGAGCCTGACGCTTACACCGGTGATCCAGTTACAGTGAAGGGTTTTGTGACATCATTGCCGCAGCTTCCTGAAAATTACGTGATGGTATCGCGATTTGTATTGACCTGCTGTGCTGTTGATGCTTATCCGGTAGGTTTACCTGTGAAGTTTGAGGAGAAACCCACTTTTGCAAATGATCAGTGGATCGAGGTGCAAGGGGAGATGATTACGGAAGATCTTGAGTTGGGAGATGAGGATGGTGAGGTGGGTTTACCTCAGCGCCAATTGGTGATTAGTGCTGCCGAAGCCAAGGAAATTCCGACGCCCCGAAATCCTTACGACTATTAAATGTTTTTGTCTAAAACGAGCTGGGGCGATCGCCTCCGAAAATGCGTCAGTTTTTTTGCTGGTGCAGCATTACTGGTGGGTTGCTCATCAAAAGATCAGCGTCCAGATGCATTAT from [Leptolyngbya] sp. PCC 7376 includes:
- a CDS encoding TIGR03943 family putative permease subunit; protein product: MAKSASPRRKKNWSPWLDSLALVLWGSLLLKYGITGQLALLIHPNYFGLCMGAGVILLLLGLGKLWQTINPSLDPSESVQHVALLPQNVASFLMIVVAIAGFIISPSVLASQTAIQRGLTEELPLTRSQPESFRAGSNPEERTLLDWIRTLNAYPEPDAYTGDPVTVKGFVTSLPQLPENYVMVSRFVLTCCAVDAYPVGLPVKFEEKPTFANDQWIEVQGEMITEDLELGDEDGEVGLPQRQLVISAAEAKEIPTPRNPYDY